A single region of the Neodiprion pinetum isolate iyNeoPine1 chromosome 5, iyNeoPine1.2, whole genome shotgun sequence genome encodes:
- the LOC124218635 gene encoding troponin C, isoallergen Bla g 6.0101-like codes for MDDLNKDQIVLLKKAFDAFDHEKKGCIGTDMVGTILTMLGHELSENTLAEIIAEVDEDGSGELEFEEFCTLAARFLVEEDTEAMQQELREAFRLYDKEGNGYITTDVFRDILHELDDKLSPEELDLMIEEIDADGSGTLDFDEFMEVMTGGDD; via the exons ATG GATGACCTAAACAAGGATCAAATTGTGC TTCTTAAGAAGGCCTTCGACGCCTTTGATCACGAGAAAAAGGGCTGCATAGGAACGGACATGGTGGGAACGATTTTAACGATGCTTGGACACGAGTTGAGCGAAAACACGCTGGCCGAGATAATcgcggaggtggacgaggacg GATCCGGAGAACTCGAGTTCGAGGAGTTTTGCACCCTGGCTGCGAGGTTTTTGGTCGAGGAAGACACCGAGGCGATGCAGCAGGAGCTGAGGGAGGCTTTCCGGCTCTACGACAAGGAAGGAAACGGATACATAACGACCGACGTCTTCAGGGACATCCTTCACGAGCTCGACGACAAGCTTTCACCCGAAGAACTCGATCTTATGATAGAGGAAATCGACGCCGACGGATCTGGGACTCTCGACTTTGACG AATTTATGGAAGTGATGACAGGCGGCGACGACTGA